In Desulfopila inferna, a single window of DNA contains:
- a CDS encoding MBOAT family O-acyltransferase — protein sequence MIFSSTVFLFGFLPCILLCYYAVPFRLKNILLLFASLLFYAWGELAYTLLMIASIVWNYFLGRLIDRGHGNKKIALVFGVTGNLLLLGYFKYSNFIIENINVLFSVIGLSALQPDPVHLPLGISFFTFQAISYLVDVYRGESKCQKNLLTLGLYISMFPQLIAGPIVRYGTVARQLVRRTITFVQMEKGVLRFVYGLAKKLLIANPLGEMADALFALPADQLTAFPAWLAIIAYSLQIYFDFSGYSDMAIGLGLMLGFTFPENFNYPYIARSIRDFWRRWHMSLTAWLRDYLYIPLGGSRVAAPRIAFNLITVFLLCGLWHGASWNFIIWGGWHGAFIILERGSFGRVLYKLPAYFQHFYLLLVVTIGWVFFRSESLAQALSLLQALSGFQGWTNDLYPVQLYLSGETLMAGLAGCVLSMPIFQMIKARLEEGVQGFVIRLSLMSLLLYGSFMKISSGTYNPFLYFRF from the coding sequence ATGATTTTCAGTTCAACTGTTTTTCTCTTTGGTTTTCTGCCCTGCATTCTTCTCTGCTATTACGCAGTACCTTTCCGCCTAAAAAACATACTGCTGCTTTTTGCCAGTCTACTATTTTACGCCTGGGGAGAACTCGCCTATACGCTTCTGATGATCGCCTCTATTGTCTGGAATTACTTTCTGGGAAGATTGATCGACAGAGGCCATGGAAATAAGAAGATAGCTCTGGTTTTTGGAGTAACCGGTAATCTTTTGCTCCTTGGGTATTTCAAATATTCCAATTTCATTATTGAAAACATAAATGTACTTTTTTCGGTTATCGGGCTGTCTGCGCTCCAGCCGGACCCGGTCCACCTCCCTCTAGGAATATCATTTTTCACATTTCAGGCCATATCATACCTGGTTGATGTATATAGAGGCGAGAGCAAATGCCAGAAGAATCTGCTCACCCTTGGCCTCTATATCTCTATGTTTCCACAGCTTATTGCCGGTCCGATTGTCCGCTATGGTACAGTTGCACGGCAGCTGGTCCGCCGCACAATTACTTTTGTGCAGATGGAAAAGGGGGTTCTTCGGTTTGTCTACGGCCTGGCTAAAAAACTGCTGATAGCAAACCCTCTCGGCGAAATGGCCGATGCCCTGTTTGCACTGCCGGCAGACCAGCTCACAGCATTTCCTGCCTGGCTTGCCATTATTGCCTATAGTCTGCAGATTTATTTTGACTTTTCAGGGTATTCGGATATGGCCATAGGTTTGGGATTGATGCTTGGTTTTACCTTCCCCGAAAATTTCAATTATCCATACATTGCCAGAAGTATACGGGATTTTTGGAGAAGATGGCATATGTCCCTGACGGCATGGTTGAGAGATTATCTCTACATACCTCTTGGCGGAAGCAGGGTTGCGGCTCCACGCATCGCTTTTAATCTGATAACGGTCTTTCTCCTCTGTGGTCTCTGGCATGGGGCAAGCTGGAATTTCATCATTTGGGGTGGCTGGCATGGAGCATTTATAATACTGGAGCGGGGAAGCTTTGGACGGGTTCTCTATAAACTGCCTGCATATTTCCAGCACTTTTACCTCCTTCTGGTGGTTACCATCGGCTGGGTATTCTTCAGATCCGAGTCCTTAGCCCAGGCCCTCTCGCTTTTGCAGGCGCTTTCAGGATTTCAGGGCTGGACCAATGATTTGTATCCTGTTCAATTGTACTTATCAGGAGAAACTCTCATGGCTGGTCTGGCCGGTTGTGTTCTATCCATGCCCATCTTTCAAATGATCAAAGCAAGGTTGGAAGAAGGGGTGCAGGGTTTTGTCATCAGGCTGTCGCTGATGTCCCTACTTCTTTATGGCTCCTTTATGAAAATATCATCAGGAACCTATAATCCATTTCTCTATTTTCGTTTTTAA
- a CDS encoding MFS transporter, whose protein sequence is MKGHLSRQIILGTLCKLLLNIGRRFVYPFAPALSRGLDVPLTAITSIIATTQITSLVGLFSGPLADRTGYRFMMQAGLATLAMGMLLCGLAPVYWVVFLGLVLASFGKILFDPALQAFIGKNVPYSKRARAIGTIEISWAGSTLMGIPLLGLVIEYAGLGSSFYIIALLGFVGWVAIGKVFPADKPEKVSRRGAKQLFHSLIQLFKIRPAAGMLAFGFWISLANDNLFVVYGAWFEHDFNISLVSLGFSTVAIGVAELLGEFSTAAFSDRLGLKRSIIIGLVLAITAYLLLPIIGTSLPLAMVAMFFVFFSFEYTMVTSFSLSTELLPEARATMMAGFYAAAGLGRMVGVLIGGVLWRTGGIEGVVWVSAALTVMGLVSLLWGLKGWKPA, encoded by the coding sequence ATGAAGGGACATCTTTCTCGGCAGATAATCCTAGGAACTCTTTGCAAGCTTCTCCTCAATATCGGCAGACGCTTTGTTTATCCTTTTGCTCCTGCCCTGAGCAGGGGACTTGATGTCCCTCTGACCGCCATCACCTCTATCATCGCCACCACCCAGATTACCTCACTGGTTGGTCTTTTCAGCGGTCCTCTGGCCGACCGCACCGGCTACAGGTTCATGATGCAGGCCGGTCTGGCCACACTGGCGATGGGCATGCTTCTCTGCGGCCTCGCTCCGGTGTACTGGGTGGTATTCCTGGGTCTGGTGCTGGCCAGTTTCGGCAAGATTCTCTTTGATCCCGCACTTCAGGCCTTCATCGGCAAAAATGTGCCCTATTCCAAAAGAGCACGGGCAATCGGTACTATCGAGATATCCTGGGCCGGATCGACACTTATGGGTATTCCGCTGCTGGGACTGGTGATAGAATATGCCGGCCTGGGGAGCAGTTTTTACATCATCGCATTGCTGGGATTTGTCGGCTGGGTCGCTATCGGCAAGGTGTTTCCCGCCGATAAGCCGGAGAAGGTATCGCGCAGGGGGGCAAAGCAGCTTTTTCACTCCCTGATACAGCTGTTTAAGATTAGACCGGCCGCCGGAATGCTGGCCTTCGGTTTCTGGATAAGTCTGGCAAACGATAACCTGTTCGTGGTTTATGGCGCCTGGTTTGAACATGATTTTAATATCAGCCTGGTCTCCTTGGGTTTCAGCACCGTAGCCATCGGGGTGGCTGAATTACTGGGTGAATTTTCAACTGCGGCCTTTTCCGACCGACTCGGCTTGAAGCGTTCGATCATCATCGGGCTTGTCCTGGCTATCACTGCCTATCTTCTGTTGCCGATAATCGGAACGTCTCTGCCCCTGGCAATGGTGGCCATGTTTTTTGTATTCTTCTCCTTTGAGTATACAATGGTGACAAGCTTTTCCTTGAGCACCGAGCTTCTGCCTGAAGCGCGTGCCACCATGATGGCGGGATTTTATGCCGCTGCCGGATTGGGCAGGATGGTTGGCGTGCTCATCGGCGGTGTTCTCTGGCGGACCGGCGGTATAGAAGGTGTGGTCTGGGTTTCGGCCGCTCTGACAGTTATGGGGCTGGTCTCCCTTCTCTGGGGACTTAAAGGATGGAAACCGGCATGA
- a CDS encoding alginate O-acetyltransferase AlgX-related protein, which translates to MRHSNTSFAVIIVVIFMLAIFIPFVGAFLQQDQGISYTEKRKLQQLPEFPERLEELSSFIPQFEKYYNDQFGLRDIFIKSYKQAKKLVGDHDISSTSGNVGTKNTVKGKEGWFFLNRKWDGDPFSDYRNIDLYSENELLRSTLLFAARADWLKSRGIEYLFFFAPNKHTVYSEYLPDYIKKEGDISSLDQLDDALRRYTDVHFVDLRNTLQQAKNEASKYWKDQKEDAALYYKKDSHWNGAGADIAQFEIARKIEELFPGKIHPAKRPFDDFAMSAFAGDITLIMGGKEKEAYGPVLEKGLCTSEKKSDYLQRQHVTVCEKGILNAVIFYDSFFPPLKPYFTDYFHRTVYYWEEMSKSKVEEQISIKKPDIIIEERAERHLPFTPETENESYSEFWEKHWPKWKNTVFELDLKETGKAGRSDNVTLSYNEKDMALLLEAINDDPILYLPKTVFVKDRLYLVKTIIVSDHDTELEIFYSVIGKENQFSQEHSVTTRLAKGENTVFLPLFSMDLAGDLRFDPGKKSGKYSIQGLEIKEIDWIDLR; encoded by the coding sequence ATGCGTCACAGCAATACCAGTTTTGCCGTTATTATAGTGGTCATATTTATGCTGGCAATTTTTATACCCTTTGTCGGTGCCTTTCTGCAGCAGGATCAGGGTATATCCTACACAGAGAAGCGTAAGCTGCAACAGCTGCCTGAGTTTCCAGAACGGCTCGAAGAACTGTCAAGCTTCATACCTCAGTTTGAAAAGTACTATAACGATCAGTTTGGCTTACGTGATATCTTTATTAAGAGTTACAAACAGGCCAAAAAACTGGTGGGTGATCACGATATTTCAAGCACTTCCGGTAATGTTGGCACCAAAAACACTGTAAAAGGGAAAGAAGGATGGTTTTTTCTTAACCGTAAATGGGACGGCGATCCCTTTTCCGATTACAGAAACATTGATCTCTACAGCGAAAACGAACTTCTTCGATCAACGCTGCTCTTCGCCGCCCGCGCCGACTGGTTGAAAAGCCGGGGCATAGAATATCTGTTTTTCTTCGCGCCCAATAAACATACGGTCTACTCTGAATATCTGCCGGATTACATTAAAAAGGAAGGCGATATCTCTTCCCTGGACCAGCTGGACGACGCCCTGAGAAGATATACCGATGTCCACTTTGTCGACCTCAGAAATACTCTGCAGCAGGCTAAGAATGAAGCATCGAAATACTGGAAGGACCAGAAAGAGGATGCAGCCCTCTATTACAAAAAAGACAGCCACTGGAATGGCGCAGGGGCAGATATAGCCCAATTTGAAATTGCACGTAAGATTGAGGAATTATTTCCGGGAAAGATACACCCTGCCAAACGTCCTTTTGATGATTTTGCCATGTCCGCTTTCGCCGGCGACATCACTCTTATTATGGGAGGAAAGGAGAAAGAGGCATATGGCCCTGTCCTGGAGAAGGGATTATGTACTTCTGAAAAAAAATCGGATTATCTGCAAAGACAGCATGTGACAGTATGTGAAAAAGGAATACTCAATGCCGTCATTTTTTACGACTCCTTCTTCCCGCCCTTGAAACCCTACTTTACCGATTACTTCCACCGGACCGTCTACTATTGGGAGGAAATGAGCAAATCCAAGGTTGAGGAGCAAATTTCCATCAAAAAACCCGATATCATCATCGAAGAACGAGCCGAGCGGCATTTGCCTTTCACTCCCGAGACCGAAAATGAAAGCTATAGTGAATTCTGGGAAAAACACTGGCCGAAGTGGAAAAATACCGTTTTTGAACTTGACCTGAAGGAGACAGGAAAGGCTGGTCGGAGCGACAATGTCACACTCAGCTACAATGAGAAGGATATGGCATTGCTGCTGGAAGCTATCAATGATGATCCGATACTCTATCTACCCAAAACAGTCTTTGTAAAAGACAGACTGTATCTGGTCAAGACCATAATTGTCAGCGATCATGATACCGAATTGGAGATCTTCTACAGCGTCATCGGCAAAGAGAACCAGTTCTCCCAGGAGCACTCGGTGACAACCCGGCTCGCCAAAGGTGAGAATACTGTTTTCCTGCCTCTTTTTTCAATGGATTTAGCTGGTGATCTTCGATTCGATCCAGGTAAGAAATCAGGAAAATACAGCATTCAGGGGCTGGAAATAAAAGAAATAGATTGGATAGATCTCAGATAG